One genomic window of Polyangium aurulentum includes the following:
- a CDS encoding LysR family transcriptional regulator, giving the protein MDLLALADFTLVARHGGFGRAARTAGRPKATLSRRVAELEASLGLRLFERGGRTLKLTEEGRALFERAGALLTELDEAAAAIASGGERPRGRLRISAPLLFSQTAMGKLAAEFALKFPEVRLEVTTDDRLVDLVEEGYDLVIRVNPAPDESLVGRIFLRDRLVVVASPGLARPEGDAAVPAVVRGGSDQAVVWQVATPEGPARIAVEPVLRLSSLVMVRDAVRAGVGAARLPISLVGRDLDTGRLAHWGDVDGPEIALWTLYPSRRLLSARVSAFLDHLKVAFPTGAPRELAAYVEG; this is encoded by the coding sequence ATGGACCTTCTTGCCCTCGCCGATTTCACTTTGGTCGCCCGCCACGGCGGGTTTGGGCGCGCCGCGCGCACGGCGGGCCGGCCCAAGGCCACTCTGTCCCGCCGGGTCGCGGAGCTCGAGGCGAGCCTGGGCCTGCGCCTCTTCGAGCGCGGCGGCCGCACCCTCAAGCTCACGGAAGAAGGGCGGGCGCTGTTCGAGCGCGCGGGCGCCTTGCTCACCGAGCTCGACGAGGCAGCCGCGGCGATCGCGTCCGGCGGCGAGCGGCCGCGCGGACGATTGCGGATCAGCGCGCCCCTGCTGTTCTCCCAAACGGCCATGGGAAAGCTCGCGGCCGAGTTCGCGCTGAAGTTCCCCGAAGTCCGGCTGGAGGTCACCACGGACGACCGGCTGGTCGACCTGGTGGAGGAAGGCTACGACCTGGTGATCCGGGTCAATCCAGCGCCTGACGAGAGCCTCGTCGGACGAATCTTCCTTCGCGACCGGCTGGTGGTGGTCGCAAGCCCTGGCCTTGCGCGGCCAGAAGGCGACGCCGCCGTTCCCGCCGTGGTGCGCGGCGGAAGCGACCAGGCGGTGGTCTGGCAGGTCGCGACGCCTGAGGGCCCTGCGAGGATCGCCGTCGAGCCCGTCCTGCGGCTCTCGTCCTTGGTCATGGTGCGCGACGCGGTCCGGGCAGGCGTGGGCGCAGCGCGCCTTCCCATTTCGCTTGTGGGCCGCGACCTGGACACCGGCCGCCTGGCGCACTGGGGCGACGTCGACGGGCCGGAGATCGCCCTATGGACGCTCTATCCGTCGAGGCGGCTCTTGAGCGCGCGCGTCTCCGCCTTCCTCGACCATCTGAAGGTCGCCTTTCCGACCGGCGCGCCCCGCGAGCTGGCGGCCTACGTCGAGGGGTAG
- a CDS encoding SDR family oxidoreductase — MTILVTGATGRVGRHVVQQLVQRDAAVRVLVRDPSKADFPASVEVVQGDFLDIDALRRAFTGVSTLFLLNAVAGDEFTQALITLNIAREMGVERVVYLSVLHADRFVNVPHFAVKSGAERMIEQMGFSATILRPAYFIDNELMIKDVILNHGVYPMPIGGKGVAMVDARDIAEVAAIELLRREQAPGKLPLETIHLVGPETLTGSDVAAIWSDVLGRTVTYGGDDPTGFEQNLANIMPKWMAYEMRLMAERYVSDGMVPEAGDVERLTKILGRPLHTYRSFATQVAAAAKA; from the coding sequence ATGACCATCCTCGTTACCGGCGCCACTGGCCGTGTCGGCCGCCACGTCGTCCAGCAACTCGTCCAGCGCGACGCCGCCGTGCGCGTCCTCGTCCGCGACCCCTCGAAAGCCGACTTCCCGGCCAGCGTGGAGGTGGTGCAAGGCGACTTCCTCGACATCGACGCGCTGCGCAGGGCCTTTACCGGCGTCAGCACCCTGTTCCTGCTCAATGCCGTGGCGGGCGACGAATTCACCCAGGCGCTCATCACCCTGAACATCGCCCGCGAAATGGGCGTCGAGCGGGTCGTCTATCTCTCGGTGCTCCACGCCGACCGCTTCGTGAACGTGCCGCACTTCGCGGTGAAGTCGGGCGCCGAGCGGATGATCGAGCAGATGGGCTTCAGCGCCACCATCCTGCGTCCGGCCTACTTCATCGACAACGAATTGATGATCAAGGACGTCATCCTGAACCACGGCGTCTATCCGATGCCGATCGGCGGCAAGGGCGTGGCCATGGTCGACGCCCGCGACATCGCCGAGGTCGCGGCGATCGAGCTGCTCCGTCGCGAGCAGGCGCCGGGCAAGCTGCCGCTGGAGACCATCCATCTCGTCGGCCCCGAGACGCTGACGGGCTCGGACGTGGCCGCGATCTGGTCGGACGTCCTCGGCCGCACGGTCACCTACGGCGGCGATGATCCCACCGGCTTCGAGCAGAACCTGGCGAACATCATGCCCAAGTGGATGGCCTACGAAATGCGCCTCATGGCCGAGCGCTACGTCAGCGACGGCATGGTCCCGGAAGCCGGCGACGTCGAGCGTTTGACCAAGATCCTCGGCCGCCCGCTGCACACCTACCGCAGCTTCGCCACCCAGGTCGCTGCGGCCGCCAAGGCCTGA
- a CDS encoding SRPBCC family protein: protein MIYSTATVPVNPEGQTQLTRAQVWAGLVLKARDARQFLPPGLCTRCDVVEESATHFVREATIGGADLREIIVLEPERKVTFFQATGPREGAIINELFEDETGALQLRFYCYLGLRGKEHGGPEEQAEQAQFDSEKGYKSALLSTLKRTREMLEAGQL, encoded by the coding sequence ATGATCTATTCGACCGCCACCGTCCCGGTGAACCCGGAAGGCCAGACCCAGCTCACCCGCGCGCAGGTATGGGCTGGCTTGGTGCTCAAGGCCCGCGACGCCCGCCAGTTCCTTCCGCCCGGCCTCTGCACCCGCTGCGATGTCGTGGAGGAAAGCGCCACCCACTTCGTCCGCGAAGCCACCATCGGCGGCGCCGACCTGCGCGAGATCATCGTCCTCGAGCCGGAACGCAAGGTCACCTTCTTCCAGGCCACCGGCCCGCGCGAAGGCGCCATCATCAACGAGCTCTTCGAGGATGAGACCGGCGCCCTGCAGCTTCGCTTCTATTGCTATCTCGGCCTCCGCGGCAAAGAGCACGGTGGTCCCGAGGAGCAGGCCGAGCAGGCGCAGTTCGACAGCGAAAAGGGCTACAAGAGCGCCCTGCTCTCGACCCTGAAGCGCACCCGCGAGATGCTCGAAGCGGGCCAGCTCTGA
- a CDS encoding SDR family oxidoreductase gives MNIQNATVFITGANRGIGLAFAKAVLERGARKVYAAARNPSSIELAGVTPVKLDVTSPDDVSAAAAAATDTTLVINNAGIATLGSFNTPEAETVLRSHLETNLFGVLRVSQAFAPVLARNGGGALLNVASVASWLSSPTLANYAVSKAALWSLSNALRNDLRPQGTQVLTLHMGFVDTDLTHGMNAPKATPQDIVARALDALEAGASEVLADERTREVKRNLSAEPAI, from the coding sequence ATGAACATCCAGAACGCTACCGTCTTCATCACTGGCGCCAACCGCGGTATCGGCTTGGCCTTCGCGAAGGCTGTCCTCGAGCGCGGGGCGCGCAAGGTCTACGCCGCCGCGCGCAACCCCTCGAGCATCGAGCTCGCAGGCGTGACGCCCGTGAAGCTGGACGTGACCTCGCCTGATGACGTCAGCGCCGCGGCTGCGGCTGCGACCGACACCACGCTCGTCATCAACAACGCCGGCATTGCCACCCTGGGCAGCTTCAACACCCCCGAGGCCGAGACCGTGCTGCGCAGCCACCTGGAGACCAACCTCTTCGGCGTGCTCCGCGTCAGTCAGGCGTTCGCGCCCGTGCTGGCGCGCAACGGCGGCGGCGCGTTGCTCAACGTGGCCTCCGTCGCAAGCTGGCTCTCGAGCCCGACCCTGGCCAATTACGCCGTCTCGAAAGCCGCGCTGTGGAGCTTGAGCAATGCGCTGCGCAACGACCTGCGCCCGCAGGGCACGCAGGTGCTGACGCTGCACATGGGCTTCGTCGACACCGACCTGACCCACGGCATGAACGCGCCCAAGGCCACTCCGCAGGACATTGTCGCCCGCGCCCTCGATGCGCTGGAAGCTGGCGCGAGCGAGGTGCTGGCCGATGAACGAACCCGCGAGGTCAAGCGCAACCTGAGCGCAGAGCCCGCGATCTAG
- a CDS encoding winged helix-turn-helix transcriptional regulator — protein sequence MSAASGIEDAIQMLEGRWKLVILFHLFGGKKLRFSDLERAIPAISQKMLIQQLRQLEQDGIVARIVHAQVPPKVEYHLTDWGQSLCPALDELLTWAEKRPTPKRQRRSPKSQ from the coding sequence ATGTCAGCGGCCAGCGGCATCGAGGACGCCATCCAGATGCTCGAGGGCCGTTGGAAGCTGGTGATCCTCTTCCACCTGTTCGGCGGCAAGAAGCTGCGGTTCTCCGACCTGGAGCGTGCGATCCCGGCCATCTCGCAGAAGATGCTCATCCAGCAGCTTCGGCAGCTCGAGCAGGACGGCATTGTCGCGCGCATCGTCCACGCGCAGGTGCCGCCCAAGGTGGAGTACCACCTGACCGACTGGGGCCAGTCGCTGTGCCCCGCGCTTGACGAGCTGCTCACGTGGGCCGAGAAGCGCCCGACGCCGAAGCGCCAGCGCCGCTCGCCAAAGAGTCAGTAA
- a CDS encoding nuclear transport factor 2 family protein: MQTNPTNSLELPAPIASYFANETTDSQAVARCFTEDALVADEGHEYHGRAAIAAWNADATAKFSFTTELLAAETDGSRTTVRAKVTGNFPGNSIELRFRFTLVGDLIARLEIAP, encoded by the coding sequence ATGCAAACGAATCCCACGAACTCTCTCGAGCTGCCTGCGCCAATCGCGAGCTACTTCGCCAACGAGACGACCGACTCGCAGGCCGTAGCCCGGTGTTTCACCGAGGACGCCCTCGTCGCGGACGAAGGACACGAGTATCACGGTCGCGCTGCCATCGCGGCCTGGAACGCCGACGCCACAGCAAAGTTCTCGTTCACCACCGAGCTACTCGCGGCAGAGACGGACGGCTCGCGCACCACTGTCCGCGCGAAGGTGACCGGCAACTTTCCGGGGAACTCCATCGAGCTTCGCTTCCGCTTCACCCTCGTGGGCGATCTGATCGCCCGGCTGGAGATCGCGCCATGA
- a CDS encoding SDR family oxidoreductase, producing MSFDLELENRRALVTGGTKGVGAAVVTALREAGARIVATARSVPSDADAVHYVAADVSTAEGCALVAREALAYLGGVDILVHVLGGSSAPAGGFAALGDDEWKKELDLNLMPAVRLDRALLPSMLAQGSGVIVHVTSIQHVLPLPDSTTAYAAAKAALSTYSKALSKEVSPKGIRVVRVSPGWVETEASVHLAERLAARAGTDYEGGKKIIMDALGGIPLGRPAKPREVADLIAFVASPRAGSITGTEYVIDGGTVPTA from the coding sequence ATGAGCTTCGACCTCGAGCTGGAGAACCGCCGCGCGCTCGTCACGGGCGGCACCAAGGGCGTCGGCGCGGCGGTCGTGACCGCGCTTCGGGAGGCAGGGGCCCGCATCGTCGCTACCGCTCGCTCGGTGCCGAGCGACGCGGACGCTGTGCATTACGTCGCGGCAGACGTCAGCACCGCAGAAGGCTGCGCGCTCGTCGCGCGTGAGGCGCTCGCGTACCTCGGTGGCGTCGACATCCTGGTGCACGTCCTCGGAGGCTCGAGCGCGCCTGCGGGCGGCTTCGCTGCGCTGGGGGATGACGAGTGGAAGAAGGAGCTGGACCTCAACCTTATGCCTGCCGTGCGGCTCGACCGCGCGCTCTTGCCGTCAATGCTGGCGCAGGGGTCGGGCGTCATCGTGCACGTCACGTCGATCCAGCATGTGCTGCCACTGCCCGATTCGACCACCGCCTATGCGGCCGCGAAAGCAGCGCTCTCGACCTACAGCAAGGCCCTCTCGAAGGAGGTGAGTCCGAAAGGCATTCGCGTCGTGCGCGTGTCACCGGGCTGGGTGGAAACGGAGGCGTCCGTGCACCTCGCCGAGCGCCTCGCCGCCCGTGCAGGCACCGATTACGAGGGGGGCAAGAAGATCATCATGGACGCGCTCGGCGGCATCCCGCTGGGGCGACCTGCGAAGCCACGCGAGGTGGCCGACCTGATCGCCTTCGTCGCGTCACCGCGCGCAGGATCCATCACCGGCACGGAGTACGTCATCGACGGCGGCACGGTGCCCACGGCGTGA
- a CDS encoding DUF2306 domain-containing protein translates to MPVLVLVIAFLVFSWAPYVTLDPGRSRVQPPPGVPFYYPLLVAHIVFGSMAIVTGCLQVWPWLRRRYPEMHRRLGRVYTFAGVLPAGVLGLPLGAVTPFGPVLRASNVLLALVWLGVTIAGFRAARRGRIVEHRRWMIRSVVLTLSIITNRVWAVVWFIALSPQLATTFGGNEVLMVQAIAGLSGWLGWVIPLLLAEWWLETRQRTTAAAPVVA, encoded by the coding sequence GTGCCGGTGCTCGTGCTGGTCATCGCCTTCCTCGTATTCTCATGGGCGCCGTACGTGACGCTCGATCCAGGCCGCTCGCGCGTCCAGCCGCCGCCGGGCGTGCCTTTCTACTATCCCCTGCTCGTCGCCCATATCGTTTTCGGATCGATGGCGATCGTGACCGGCTGCCTCCAGGTCTGGCCGTGGCTCCGGCGGCGCTACCCCGAGATGCATCGTCGGCTCGGCCGGGTTTACACCTTCGCGGGCGTGTTGCCCGCCGGTGTCCTGGGCCTGCCCCTCGGCGCGGTCACGCCCTTCGGCCCGGTGCTGCGCGCCAGCAACGTGCTGCTCGCGCTCGTGTGGCTCGGTGTCACGATCGCGGGCTTCCGGGCCGCCCGCCGGGGGCGCATCGTGGAGCATCGCCGGTGGATGATCCGCAGTGTGGTGCTCACGCTGTCGATCATCACCAACCGCGTTTGGGCGGTCGTCTGGTTCATTGCGCTGTCGCCGCAGCTTGCGACCACCTTCGGCGGCAACGAGGTGCTGATGGTGCAGGCGATCGCGGGCCTCTCCGGATGGCTCGGCTGGGTGATCCCGCTGCTCCTCGCCGAGTGGTGGCTCGAGACGCGCCAGCGAACGACCGCCGCCGCGCCCGTCGTGGCGTGA
- a CDS encoding TetR/AcrR family transcriptional regulator, whose amino-acid sequence MAQKEIPIPASIEAAWGLRERSAKGPKPGLTLARIVDAGMRVASTDGLGAVSMSRVAGELGAATMALYRHIGAKDELLALMVDAAFKTPPDPRGPAEDWRLALSRWARSYLIVLRRHGWLVRVPISGPPILPNQVMWFERGLSCLGGTGLTPPEQVSVLVLVNGFVRNEAILAADLDAAARAAGGSPDDVGAVYGVLLGRLVDAERFPAIHAILASGAFDQPGDTDTNFVFGLERILDGVEVLVRARSGSATS is encoded by the coding sequence GTGGCGCAGAAAGAGATACCGATTCCGGCGAGCATCGAGGCGGCCTGGGGCCTGCGCGAGCGCTCTGCGAAGGGGCCGAAGCCCGGCCTGACCCTGGCGCGCATCGTGGACGCCGGCATGCGCGTCGCGTCCACCGACGGCCTCGGCGCGGTCTCGATGAGCCGGGTCGCGGGCGAGCTGGGGGCCGCGACGATGGCGCTGTATCGTCACATCGGAGCCAAGGACGAGCTGCTGGCGCTGATGGTCGACGCCGCATTCAAGACGCCTCCGGATCCCCGTGGGCCGGCGGAAGACTGGCGTCTGGCGCTCAGCCGGTGGGCGCGAAGCTACCTCATCGTCCTGCGTCGGCACGGCTGGCTCGTGCGGGTGCCGATCAGCGGACCGCCAATCCTGCCGAACCAGGTGATGTGGTTCGAGCGAGGGCTCTCCTGCCTGGGCGGCACCGGCCTCACGCCGCCGGAGCAGGTGTCGGTGCTGGTCCTCGTCAACGGCTTCGTCAGAAACGAGGCCATTCTCGCCGCCGACCTGGACGCCGCGGCGCGAGCCGCGGGAGGATCGCCGGACGACGTCGGCGCCGTCTACGGCGTGCTGCTCGGGCGCCTGGTGGACGCGGAGCGGTTTCCGGCGATCCACGCGATTCTCGCGTCAGGCGCCTTCGATCAGCCGGGCGACACCGACACCAACTTCGTATTCGGTCTCGAGCGGATCCTCGACGGCGTCGAGGTGCTCGTGCGCGCCCGATCGGGATCGGCGACGTCCTAG
- a CDS encoding NADP-dependent oxidoreductase: MRAIVVEEFGGPEVLKIIELPEPRPGAGEVRIRVHAAAVNPTDVLLRSGEITRLLSGLPPPPYIPGMEAAGVIDAVGPGGDGRLKVGDEVIALVTPYGPHKGAYAEQIVAPAASVVPVPAGSDLAAASTLLMNALTVRMGLDSLGLQPGQTLAVTGAAGAVGGYAIELGKADGLRVIADASPADRALVERLGADVILERGDDLARRIREVVPQGVDAVFDAAMLHERILPAIRDGGGIVTVRGWSNPTERGIVARPVFVGDRLTDTAKLDRLRQQAEDGKLTLRVARVFPAAEAAEAHRLLEAGGVRGRLVLDFSA; the protein is encoded by the coding sequence ATGAGAGCCATCGTCGTCGAAGAGTTCGGTGGGCCGGAGGTGCTGAAGATCATCGAGTTGCCGGAGCCGCGGCCCGGAGCGGGCGAGGTCCGGATCCGCGTGCATGCGGCCGCGGTCAACCCGACCGACGTGTTGCTGCGCTCGGGAGAGATCACGCGGTTGTTGTCGGGGCTGCCGCCGCCGCCGTACATCCCCGGGATGGAGGCGGCCGGGGTCATCGACGCGGTCGGGCCGGGCGGCGACGGCCGGCTGAAGGTCGGGGACGAGGTCATCGCACTCGTGACGCCTTACGGTCCGCACAAGGGCGCGTACGCCGAGCAGATCGTGGCCCCCGCGGCCTCGGTGGTCCCCGTGCCGGCCGGGAGCGACCTGGCGGCCGCGTCGACGCTGCTGATGAACGCCCTCACGGTGCGGATGGGGCTCGACTCTCTCGGCCTGCAGCCCGGCCAGACGCTGGCGGTCACGGGCGCGGCCGGGGCGGTCGGGGGCTACGCGATCGAGCTGGGCAAGGCCGACGGCCTGCGGGTGATCGCCGACGCCTCGCCGGCCGATCGCGCGCTGGTCGAGCGACTCGGGGCCGATGTCATCCTCGAGCGGGGCGACGACCTGGCCCGGCGGATCCGCGAGGTCGTCCCGCAGGGGGTCGATGCGGTGTTCGACGCGGCGATGCTGCACGAGCGGATCTTGCCGGCGATCCGCGACGGCGGAGGAATCGTGACAGTGCGCGGATGGAGCAACCCGACAGAGCGAGGTATCGTCGCGCGCCCGGTGTTCGTCGGCGACCGGCTCACCGACACCGCGAAGCTCGACCGTCTGCGTCAGCAAGCAGAGGACGGCAAGCTGACCCTGCGCGTGGCGAGGGTGTTCCCGGCCGCGGAGGCCGCGGAGGCGCATCGATTGCTCGAAGCCGGTGGTGTCCGTGGCCGGCTGGTGCTCGACTTCAGCGCATGA